Part of the Rhodothermales bacterium genome is shown below.
CCATCGACATGGGCTCGGTCACCTTCATTGATAGCAGCGGGCTCGGGGCCTTCGTGACCTCCATGAAGCTGCTGGGGGACCGCGGCTCGATGGTATTCTTCGGGGTTCGGCCGGCCGTGGCGGATGTCTTCCGCCTCACGCGCATGGACCGCATCTTCAAAATGCACCAATCCGAGCCGGAAGCGCTCGAAGCCTTTGCCGGGTGAGCGACCCCATGAACTTCGATGCACCGCGTTCGGTGGCACTCGAAATCCCGAGCCGGCTGGACTGTATCGAGTTCATCGGCGAGTCGCTGCGCGTGCTCTGCCCGCTCGCCGGAT
Proteins encoded:
- a CDS encoding STAS domain-containing protein, with the protein product MRFRERKVGEILVLEILERRLDAKNAVAIKSGFLKKFDAGVFHIAIDMGSVTFIDSSGLGAFVTSMKLLGDRGSMVFFGVRPAVADVFRLTRMDRIFKMHQSEPEALEAFAG